One Sulfurimonas sp. HSL-3221 genomic window, GGTGCGCGACCCGGGTCGTATTGAGGTAGGGGGAGAAGGAGAGCAGCAGTGCGAGGGCAAGTTCGGAAGGGTGCCGCACTTCGAGGGGAACGGGCCTGACCGCGTTCCAGCGCGCGGCTGCGGTGTGCAGGATCTGTTCGGTGATGGCCCGAAGGGTCTGCAGGTCGTGGGGGTAGAGGAGGATGAGATCCGTTTCGCTCATGACGTTGAGAAGTTCCGGGTCGAAAAGCGCACGGAGGATGCCGCTCTCATCGGGCATTCCCGTGGTTGCCAGCCCTTCGTAGAGATGGGCCTGCTCCAGCAGCGGCTGGTCGTAATAGCGGCCGAGGAACTGCTTACCGATCCATTCGGGGGATTTGATCTTGAAAAGAAGCACGAAGAGCGTACGGCCGTACCGTTCCGGGGCCCCCGGCGCGCCGTCGGTAATGATGGCGGCGACGGCGCGCTGAATCGCATGATCGGCCTCGTCGATGTCCTCGAAGACAATCGCCCCCTCCGGATGTTCGGTGACCCAGCGCGTCAGAATGCCCTTCGTCCCCAGCAGCCGTTCGGCATCGTCGGCGAAGGCGAACTCCCCCATGTGCAGGTGCAGACGCTCGCGCCCCAGACGGGCCAGGGTCTGCAGCATTATCAGCTTTTTCCCGGAAGCGGGAGGCCCGGCAATGACGAGGAGGTCGGCGACGCCCCCGAAATGGGGGCATTGTCCGAACCGCCCCAACCACTGCTCCAGCAGTGCTGCCGGTTTTTCCTGGCCGATCGTTGCGGGAAAGGTCTGGGGTGTCGTATTCATACGACTATTATAGGGAGTTTTTGCCTTCAAGTGCAACGACGGCGATGGCGAAGCCGCCGTCGTGGGTGATGGAGAGGGAAGCGTCGGTGATGCCGAAACGTTCGCGGACCGTCTCGGAGAGGGCAAGCTGGGGGGCGCCGCGGCCGGTTTTGGTGATGACGATATCATGGAAGCCGCATTCGCCGCCGATGCCGCACCCCAGCGCTTTGGCGCAGGCCTCCTTGGCGGCCCAGAAACCTGCGGCGGTATGGGGCTTCCCTACGAGGGCGATCTCATCGGGGGAGAGAAAGCGCTGCAGCGCCCGCTCGCCGTGACGCGCAATCATCCCTTCGATGCGCTCGATCTTGACGAGGTCGATACCGATCATAGCTGCTCGTAGTCGTCGATCTGGTGCTGTTTGCCGAGGTCGCTCAGCGGTACAAAGCTTTTTTTCTCGGGGTCGTAGTAGCGGATGTGGCCCGTTTCGATATCGTAGTACCAGCCGTGGATAAAGAGCTTCTCCTCTTTGACCAGTTTGTTGACATAGGGGTAGGTGAGGAGGTTCTCGATCTGGGAGAGGATGGAGAGCTGCTCGGTGAGGCGAAGCAGCGTTTCACGGTCCCCGTCCATTCCCAGGGTGGCGACCGCGTTCTCTTTCGCCTTCATCCCCAGGGAGAGCCATTTGCGCGTGTGGATAAGCCCGGGGTCGCTGA contains:
- the acpS gene encoding holo-ACP synthase — its product is MIGIDLVKIERIEGMIARHGERALQRFLSPDEIALVGKPHTAAGFWAAKEACAKALGCGIGGECGFHDIVITKTGRGAPQLALSETVRERFGITDASLSITHDGGFAIAVVALEGKNSL